The window AGTCTCACTGGATTCAATATTAGAGTAGATGGATCAAACCTTGGAGAGGAGTTTGTAAATAGCGGATTTGCTTGGAATACCAAATTGAATTCAGACTTTAAGCTTCCATTAGATTTTACACTTCAGCTCGTTTTCAACTACGATTCTCCAGAAATCGAAGCACAAGGAAGAGACTTATCTCAGTATTTTATAGATGCAAATATTCAAAAAAGCTTTTTTAACAATAAAGGGAGTTTGGCACTGAGTATAAGAGATATTTTTGATACAAGAAGATTTGCCGGAAATAGCTTGACGAATACATTCTCTCAGTCATTTTATTCAAAAAGAGAGACGAGAATCGCATTATTTAGTGCTAGATATAATTTTTAAATTATAAAAATTCATGCATAAAAAAGCCAATTCATCAGTAATTGATAAATTGGCTTTTTAAAGTATTACGGATAAAGAATTATTTCTCAAATGTGATTCCATCAGGATTAGCTCCTAACTGTTTTAGAATTTCACTTACACTTTCTACCATTGGCTGAGGTCCACAAACATAAAATTGTTGAGAAAGGTCCGATAAATTTTCTTTGAGAAACTCCATATTGACCCGTCCAAAAGAGTGGCCTTCTAGCTTTTCTCCATCTAAAATAGAAAAGAAATCCTCCGCTAAAATTTCATGAAAATAAGATTCCATGATAACATCTTTACCAGTCTTATTTGCAAAAATCAATTTGTTTCCATCGAGATTCCCAGCATCCTCCAATGATCTGAAAATACTAATAAAGGGAGTAATTCCTGCCCCACCTGCAATAAAAACTCCTTTTCCTTTGAACTGAATGGCACCCCATGCATCATCGATGATCAATTCATCACCTTCTATCAAATCTTCTATCTGTTTTGTCACTCCATCATGATCTCTATATGATTTGATCACGAATTCAAGGAAGTCATCTTCTGGCAAAGACGTAAAAGTAAATGGTCTCTTTTCATCCTTCCACCCCTCTTTATTAATGGCTACTTCTGTAGCCTGACCTGGTGTAAAATTGTATCCACTAGGCTTTTCTGTTTTCAACATTTTAACATCATGTGTCAAAGAAAGTATGTCTGTGATTTTAACTGTATAGCTCATAAAATTTATTTTTAGTTTACCTATAAAGTAATAGCAGCAAATATTGTTCAAGAATCTCCGCTTTTCTAATGAATTTTAAAAAAAGCAAACAAGAATTCATTTTCGAAGTTGTATCTTCGATTTACCTAAACCAAACAAATCAATTAAATATTTATGAAAAAAATCGGATTATTAATCGCCTCTTTTGCTTTGTTAATTTTTGTTGCAAGCAACGAAGCTTTCGCACAATTGCAAGCACCAGCACCTAGCCCAGCGGCATTTGTCTCTCAGAATGTTGGATTTACCAAAATTAGCATTGAGTACTCTTCTCCAGCTGTGAAAGGGAGAAAAATTTTTGGAGAAATTGAAAAATTCGGCACTACTTGGAGAGCAGGTGCAAATGCAACTACCATGATCGAATTCAGCACTACTGTCAATGTAGGCGGTCGAAATTTAAGACCTGGTAAATATGCAATATTCATGACTCCAACTGAATCTGGAGACTGGATGGTTAGATTCAATAGCAAAGGGAATTCAGTTTTTGCTTACATGAAAGATGGTAAAATCGACGAAGAAGCTATTGCTAAAGATGATTTGGTAGCTTTCAAAGGCACAACAACCAAGTTAGCAAGCCCACAAGAAAGATTGATTTATACCATTTCTGCTGAAAACAATAAAGTAGCGAAGGTGACTTTAACCTGGGAGAACTATTCTGTATCCTTTATGGTAGACACTCAAGTTGATCAGAAAATGGAAAGCTTCAAGGGAGCTTTTTAAAACAAAAGTCTCTCTACTTGGATATTTCAAAAATTGAATTCTGTGAAGTTTTTATACTTTATGATATCTTCCCATTAAAAACAAATCACAATTTTTGACATTTTAGAGAAACCCCAGGAATCGTAAGTCAAATAGCGGAGAGTTTGAATCTCCGCTATTTTTATTTAATGCTTCCAGTCATATTGATCAATAGATTCTAGACAAGCATTTAGCAATAAAACACTGTTTGCGATGTCTTCTTTATGGGCCATTTCTATCACTTGATGCAAATGTCTTGTTGGAATGGAAATCGCACCTGCAATAGCTCCTTGTTTTCCCATCCTTTGAACTCCTGCGGTATCTGTTCCGCCAGCGGTAAGGATTTCCGGTTGCCATTTGATTTGAAATTGATCAGCAGTTTTTTTCATAAAATCCACCATACGATAATCACAAATTGTCATCGCATCCATAATTTTGATCGCAGTTCCTTTGCCCAACTCTGTCACCTTCTCGTGCGGCTGAGCTCCTGGTACATCAAAGGCAATCGTAGTATCTAGAGCGATTCCAAAGTCAGGATTGATTCCATGTGCAGCGACATTTGCCCCACGAATCCCTACTTCCTCTTGAACTGTAAATACAGCATGAAGGTCATACGCTGGATCTTTGATCGTTCGCAATGTTTCAATCAAAATATATACCGCCACTCTATTATCGATTGACTTACAGTTGACACAATCACCCATTTCGATTAGTTCACGATCTCTGGTAATTGGGTCACCGATAGTGATATATTTCTCCACTTCCTCCTTATTCATTCCCAAATCAATAAAGAAGTCTGTTGTCTTGGGAAGTTTTGTTTTTTCCTCAGGAGACATGACATGAATAGGCTTGGAACCCATCACTCCTACTAGATCTTTCTTACCATGAACAATGACCCTTTGGGCCGTTAGAGTCTTGGGATCAAATCCTCCTAAAGTATGAAATCTAACAAATCCATTGTCATCAATATGTGTCACAATGAATCCAATTTCATCAATATGGGCTGCCACCATGATTTTTTTGTTATCAGGATTTTTTTTTGATTTTTTAACAGCAATGACATTCCCCATATTGTCTATAATCACCTCATCAGATAATGGAGTAACTATACCTACAATTAAATCTCTAACCCTTTTCTCAAAGCCCGGTGCACCAGCTATTTCACAAATTTGTTTTAATAAGGCTACATC is drawn from Belliella baltica DSM 15883 and contains these coding sequences:
- a CDS encoding flavodoxin reductase, whose protein sequence is MSYTVKITDILSLTHDVKMLKTEKPSGYNFTPGQATEVAINKEGWKDEKRPFTFTSLPEDDFLEFVIKSYRDHDGVTKQIEDLIEGDELIIDDAWGAIQFKGKGVFIAGGAGITPFISIFRSLEDAGNLDGNKLIFANKTGKDVIMESYFHEILAEDFFSILDGEKLEGHSFGRVNMEFLKENLSDLSQQFYVCGPQPMVESVSEILKQLGANPDGITFEK
- a CDS encoding DUF2911 domain-containing protein, with the protein product MKKIGLLIASFALLIFVASNEAFAQLQAPAPSPAAFVSQNVGFTKISIEYSSPAVKGRKIFGEIEKFGTTWRAGANATTMIEFSTTVNVGGRNLRPGKYAIFMTPTESGDWMVRFNSKGNSVFAYMKDGKIDEEAIAKDDLVAFKGTTTKLASPQERLIYTISAENNKVAKVTLTWENYSVSFMVDTQVDQKMESFKGAF
- a CDS encoding M42 family metallopeptidase; translation: MNVDVALLKQICEIAGAPGFEKRVRDLIVGIVTPLSDEVIIDNMGNVIAVKKSKKNPDNKKIMVAAHIDEIGFIVTHIDDNGFVRFHTLGGFDPKTLTAQRVIVHGKKDLVGVMGSKPIHVMSPEEKTKLPKTTDFFIDLGMNKEEVEKYITIGDPITRDRELIEMGDCVNCKSIDNRVAVYILIETLRTIKDPAYDLHAVFTVQEEVGIRGANVAAHGINPDFGIALDTTIAFDVPGAQPHEKVTELGKGTAIKIMDAMTICDYRMVDFMKKTADQFQIKWQPEILTAGGTDTAGVQRMGKQGAIAGAISIPTRHLHQVIEMAHKEDIANSVLLLNACLESIDQYDWKH